In Oreochromis niloticus isolate F11D_XX linkage group LG22, O_niloticus_UMD_NMBU, whole genome shotgun sequence, the sequence GCCTTacattttctgatgtttttcttCTGGCAATAAACATTGGCTGTAGCATTTGCTGTCGTGGGCGCCTTCACCCACggcttcactctctctctctctctctctctcgtgaCCCCAGAGCTGAGCATGTGGcgccaaaaagtgatttccgGTATTCGCCCAAAAAGTGATTGGCCTAATTTGTGTGAAAAATATATCAGATTTATTTCTCATGAATGATATCAAGTCATTTTGAGCCAGAAAGAAGTTCCCCATCACAAAGTAGAAGCTTGAATCAGGGTTTTTGGCAAAGTGACTGTTATATTTCCCTTATTTATTCGGGGAAAAAGGCTCattgacattaaaaatgtctttttcaagAGAGAGCTGGTCAAGAGGGCGTCAAATATGACATCATAGTTCTAGAAACATACTGTAAGGGACCAAAAGGGAATGAAAAACcagttatttctttatttatatatgacCCCTTCATACATCTACAGTCTGTTTACCAATATGAGTAAAGATATTAGACATCAAAGAAACTCATAGAAACATcagaaatcactttttggctTTTTGCACAACGCTGGTATCAGTCGAGCTACCATAAATAAGATAAAAGTGTAACCACATTTTTAAGCGCTGGGATAAATTTAACAAAGCATGCAGTGCATTGTGATTTACTGCTGTTTGACGTAGAGCTCGTGATCAACAAGTTTAATTTTCTCTTCGACGTTGCATTCCAGACGCATGCATTCCAGGTGTTTGATTTGCCAGCGTTACAGCTGTCCAtgagaacaaaaacagacattGCCGTTGACCTGACAGCATCAGTTCGTTTGTCTTCATCCACGTCTATGTCAGCGATCACAGCACAAGTTTTGCTTTGTAACCTGTCCTTTTTCGCCGTCTGTCAGATTGTATTAAGGCCATAGTAGCTCCCCTCCCCACTATCAAGGCAAACCTCATCTTATCAAGCCTAGGAAAGCACAGAACACAACCCAAACTAATGGTTTAACTAATATTTAAATGGACCACAATCACATTCCCAAAGCACATGTAGTAGACTCAATGCCTCTTTTTCCCTGCAAATTACGGATTCATCATCCCAGTTCAATTGGAATAGCTGGTTTTGGTAAATGAGGGTTTGTCTTTTCTGAACTGGCCTTAAACGTTCCACCAAGAAGCAAAACAAAGGATAGCGTAGCTGCCTGGCTGATGAAAGGATGTGGTTTATGGcaaagaggaaggaaaaaacaaaacaaagggagCTGTAATTTTATACCTGTGCTTTGTAAATGTTTTCTATGTGCAGTATTTGATAATGTAAAACTGGTATTTTTGTGGTTTGTACGCTGCAAAATTGATTACTTAAGGTGCACGTAGTTTTGTAAGAAAATAGAACCAAACTgaggagaaaaggaaaaaaaaacaatgggaTTCAGAAGCCTGTATTTGCATGCCCTTTGACATCTGGACGCAAAGTcaataaagtttatttgaaTCACAGACATTCATTCTCGGTGTCTTCACTTTTCTAATGCAAGTCGTGCATTCTTTGTGTATCGTTGATGAATCTTTGTTCAAGTCATGTAAAAGAAGAGCTGCATTCTTTGCAATGGCCACCAGAGGGCCTCTCCTCCCTATGGAAAAAGAAGTCAAATGTATAAAAGTCtatgaggaaaaaaacaccaTTAATGACCTCAGCAAACACTTTTCTCCTGAATATATGGCCTCAGTTGCTACTTTCACACATTTTTAATACAGCAAGATGCTCATGTTATAAATTATGATCTCAGTTAGATTAAAATGGACAAAGAAGTAGGCCACACAACAAAGCATATGAGTCAGCCAACATGTATGGCCACTAGTGGGCAGTAGAAACAAGCTTTATAGTATTACACAGTTGCACTTTTAGTTGATTTTGAGAGCTTACAAGGAAACCACTTACTACTGTTTAAGTCATGCACATGCAGAGCATCTGTCTATACTCAAACTACCTTGAGCTTGGTGACCTGTACATGAGGCCAGAAAAAAATTACTAACAAACTTCCACAGTAGTATTAAACATCTATGCAGCCACTCCTTTTTTATTGACAGCAATCAAGCAGAATCAGCAATTTTCTGCAGAATCCAAACAATTCATGCAGAAGAATCGTGTGAACAGGCACTTGTGTGGTTTAATAGcgtaagaaataaagaaaagggACTAGAGACAAAGGGGTGATACACACTCTTTTCCTCTAGTTCTCATCCAGAACTAGAGGAACTACCTGTTAAGCTGTGGTCTACAGGACCAACAGACGTAGGACTAATTAAAGGAGCAGATCCTGTCGTAGTAAAAACCACCACAACTTACAGGCCAGTAAAGCCACAGTATCCCCTCACAACAGAAGCCAAAGCAGGAATAAAACCAGTAATTGCAGACATGGAAAAGGCAGGCATTTTGAGAAAAACAACTGAAGTAACCTGTAACACGCCCATTTTCCCAATGAAAAAAGCAAATACGGGAAAGTACCATCTGGTACATGACCTCAGGGCAATAAATGAAGTaacagcacaaatcccaccTGTAGTAGCAAATCCACATAACTCACGGCCGTCATACGTGCCTGTCAACTGCATGAAGACCGAGACATAAACATATACACTGACAGCCAGTATGTCTTTGCTGCTGTgcatcattttgcaaaaatctGGCAGAATAGGGGGATGGTTACCTCTACTGGCAACCCAGTGCAACATGGGAATCTTTTaaaggcactgttggaagtgataatATTGCTgaaacagttagcattatgtaaatgtgctgcacaccagaaagACAACTCAGATGtcactaaaggcaataactttgcagatcaagcagcaaaagcagcagcacgacaacctatagacacattaatgtctgactcctcaatgcaaataccacttgatgtgcttataaatGAACAGAAAGCTGCACCAACTAGAGAACAAAAGAGGTGGTTAAAATGTGGAGCTCGGCTGGAGAAcgatttgatgacttgtaatggcAAACCAGTACTACCAAAATCcttacacaaaacagcagcattagtgacacatgggTCTACTCACGTGTCGACGGGAGGAATGGTAGATATACtctctaaacatttctacacccaagatttcgaaacttcagcaaaagtatttgtcagaacatgcatgatttgccaaaaaaaccTCAGACCGAGAagaggtcattttcccacaccacctcatccttttcatacaatccacatggattttattgagctaaatggatgccatttagctcaataaaaggctcaaaatacgctctagtgatcatagacgtattctcaaaatggccagaaatctatccagtaaaaaaagcagacgccatctcagttgcaaaatgtttatgcaatcacttcattccaacatatggcatccccactctgataagatcagacaatgggacacattttgttaatgaagtaattagtaaggtctctgaagcactaggattcagcatcaaacACCACTGTGCTTACCACCCTCAAAGTGCCGGACTCgtggaaagaactaacggcacaataaaacagagactgagaaaatgcatggaagaaacagggagaccatggcctgagtgtgtaggcctagtaaaaatgtggatgagactgacacaaggttctcagaaactcacaccttttgaaatcattcacggAAGACCATTTCCATTACCAATTACAAGTGAGCCTatagataagtcaataagagaaactacactagccgaatggatgactaagttacttgaaaataaagagattgttctaaacaaccaaCTGCCAAGTGACatctctccagtgtcttgcaggttgaaaccaggtgattggatcctgatcaaagtgctccaaaggaaaaattggagttcaccaaggtgggaaggtccttatcaagtgctactcaccacacctactgcctgcaaaatagcagaaagaccatcttggatccatcaaagccactgcaaaaaagtgagtgacaacctaaacgtttagacgccgacacccctaactcctggtgatctactggtggagggagggctgatcgggtataccccgccttcttcttcttgccagtagtctactcatcagcggtcacaggtgtgtctggtcatcatgaagacactcgtcctcctagtggctactgttgcactcctggtgagtttattaacactcacccgaaagaaaaacgatgaacaacaccacctgcagacaagatggacacatgacaactcacatctccgtgacatgacacaagaccacattcatccatggatgaacaacgcatggtatcgatatatacatgacagcacacccagaaaagactgctatgtttgctcctacatgcccccaacgacacaatacgccaccttgtacgcgaaaggaatggacataattcaagcAAAGTGTGCCGCGAGCTATGCCAGCCTTGggtatcaattccagggaatcgtggtcaaccatgaggaacctctccagataggactgcgaaatggcacatgtgacgaatggttctgggttgacctgaaagtgaagcacagaagtaaggctaaatcattcccagtctttcttgaaaactatgggaatttgagccacagcctatgctaccgccaagagaacggatccacaccaatgggaaacaccaccaactgcaaagcagtacagacacacgctcctggagggcccgtgaagagcaacaacatctcaaatggcaccttctgggtgcaagggatggCCTGGATCTGTGGCCAACAGGCCTACTTCatccttcctgggaattggacaggtcagtgcgctcccattttcatatctgaccacacctTCAAGATAACCATAGAggacgccacgtcaacttcaacatcaacaacaaggaaaagacgaagcaccccgaacctcaagcagcatgattctgtgtggggttccgatgtcccagaggaattcaAACTAtggactgacagacagaaagttaCTCACGCACTCTTCCCATGGGTGGGGGTAGGAAAACACGCTTTAAGGATAGAGACTCTGAACTACCGCTTTggactttttctgaatgcttcatgtaaaatcgACGACGAACAGGATCAGGAAATTGACGCcctgcgcattgcagtaatgcaacacagggtagcattggacatgattctcgcTGAGAAAGGCGGACTATGTATCctttttaacaacacatgttgcacatacattccagataatgtgcactcaccgaacatgactgatgctctggaaacactcagacaacttcagGATGCgcaacaacgagactatgccacaaacacagaagactggcttacgtggcttttaagcggctcttggaagtccctgctgattaaaggccttgtttttgttggtgttcttctgctgttgttgtgtctgttcacttcatgtgtcataccttgtttgaagaacatggtatcaaaaatggtaactgcctcaattcatgcttacatcaccctatcacagaatgatggagatgataatgagatagacacctggatataacatactcacaaaacccactattttatgatgtcttggctaaaaatgtctacaagtggccatagattgatgcactgttagtggttgctatgtacatatatagaaggaaagatcaaacaacaggtgggaatgtcaaaagatttcaggattttgggatttttattattattttattttattactttatcttttgctctttatgtttatgtttgctctttcagtaagTCACActttgtgcagactcctaaatggggaagttacactctgtactccacaggaagcctgcacgcagcagCTATTTTGTCTCTTCCTGTATCTTTTCCTGTATGTGCTTTTAATAAAAGACTGCTTCTTTTTGCTGCAGaggcgagtctccctgagtctcaaccgtgtacacgttaaacctgtctgagcgttttattctgacctgagttgcataacaggaaaactcctgacaccCAGCAATgaacacaacaaacaaaacaacataaaatttaaccaaaacaatatttatttgcatgttttcaCAGGGACAATTATCATATGTCACATATACATTGTTAAATTTTATTGAAATTGTGTAAAGTGGGGCAAAGcatgtggaaaagaaaaactaataTACAGAACATGTTGTTTAAGAAACATAATATACAGCGATATTTTGATAAAGAATTAAAATATACAGTATCTTGATCGACAAGTACGTACAAAGTTACATTCCTTTATTCGTTTTTGTTTCATTGAAAAAATATCGGACCAAAAAAAAAGTAGCCTGATCACAAATGGAAAAACTCAGGTGAGGCCTGAGCGTCcacagaggtggacttgcactGCCTTTCCAGAAACTTTTGTTGACTGACAGATTTGCTGTTGCTGTGCTGGATGTGCTCTCTCTTATATAAATGTTGCTCTCAGTGGAGAAGGTGACTGCTGCTGTCACACTGTTGTGAAATAAGACCTTATATGCTGCACATAGGCACCTCCTATATTGCTGCCACTCACATTAAAAGCAGCATCTTACCAGCTTAACACAAGTgtcaaataaaattaaataagagAAACACAGCATTTCCATAAGCATTTATCAGAAAAGGCAGATTTAGCAACACTTTTAAGAGAAATCGGGGCACAGAGATGGTTTGTGTGGGAGAAGCGTACAAGCATCAGCTTAAACAGACGTGAAAGATTGTGGTTTTACAATCGCTTTATGCTTCACGATGTGGTTTGGCCAGATTGTTAAATACTCCCATCCCctctcaaaaagaaaaaaaaaacaaaacagctcacTGTTTGCCCCCAACGCAAAGGTGAGGCCGTTACAGCAAAACTGGAAACCCACAGGATGCCATCGAGCACAGACATTCCAGAGACACAAGGTGTACGTTTCTAGACAAggaatatataaaaaacaaaaacacaccgaAGAACAATTGCGCGCGATCAAACGAGTCAACCGAGATCACATTCAGAACATATGTTTtacctatttttttttatagtttttttgtCAGTCTTTGTCAAAGACTGAGTCAGAGGGAGAAACATTCAGAGAGACACATTCGCAAATCttaacaaacatacagtacagtacatACAATCAGAGCTAGATACACATTCTTTTCATGCAATTCAGTGGAAGCATCTGAAACCCGGCTGACCTTCACCTTGAAGTTTTCCGTCTCTACTCCCACTTCTCTGTTCACCTCCTATTTACAGACATTCAACGTTATTTGAGGCCACTAATGCACCAGGTAGATTCTTAACTGGAGGTGTGCGGGCGCTGATGACACTGCATGCAAAatgatttctttcttcttttccttttttttaagtgtcctACCCTTGGTGAAAGAACAGCACAGTGAAGACAGTGATGCCGGACTGCTgaattgctgttttttttttctattaatcaCTAGTTAAGTGGTTGAACAGGAATAAGCATACAGGAATACTGTCCACTTACAGTAAAGCTAGTGTTGATCTTTGGTCTCCCAAAATATGGTTTTGGACTTTTGACACTTTAAAGTCAAGATTAAAGATTCTAAAAGAAGCCCTCTAGAAATTGAGATGAAGACATCAATATTACGGGCTGTGTAGGTAGGTTTTGTTGCTTGAATTAAATATTGTTAAATGAGTAGAAATTTCTAGATATATGTTGCTAAAAATGGTTATGTGTATTTGTCTTCTGCATGCAGCATGAAGGGACTATTAGGCTAGCCTAGCTTTTATATTTGTTAATGATTATTAAGTGAATTAGCAGCAGCTCATCTCACTTATGTGAAAATATACTTTTGAAAAGCTCTAAATCTCTACCTTGAAATTGGCTGAATAAAGTTGTAGTTGCTACACTTTGCAAATATGGCTGCTGTTAAAATGTAGCTATgtctacggtggccctgagaggtcacATGCACTGCAACTGTAGGAAACAccagcaaaacagaaaaatttTGCAAAAGCACCACAGAAGTTGATTAAAATACAATggacatagaaaaaaaaattctgacaaAACACAATGGACACTGTAGGTACATGGTTGCTGTTAGCCGTTTACTGTTAGCTGTTAGCCGTCACATTTTAGCcaaaaacatttctgttgtgttttgtgagaTTTTTTTCTGCTAGCTTctccagtgtttttctttctatttccaTTGGGTTTTATTGACCTTCCAttatgttttgtgtgcttttgcaccatttttcatttttgctggtgttttattaggctgcagtgtgtttgacctctcagggccactgtACATATCATCACTAAATGTCGCTCCATCAGTTGGGTAAATACTGGTAATGTAGGGCTAATGAATTTAAAGTATGAGCCACCTATTTAGGTTACCAGATTATATATCTCGGTCTATTTGAGCTTTTAAAGCTAGGCTAACCCCAATGCCAACCCCAGTGCCATCTGATTAAATAAGAAACAGTGCAATTCTGCAGCTGCTTGATACCCTCATAATGTTTCTGCACACGAGCGCTCTCTCATAAAGGCTAGGCAGAAAGAAAGCTCTGGAGTCCTAACCAGTGGCCTCAGAACCCCCTTGTCTTAGTCATCATATGAAAAGGTCCTGAAGGCAAACATGGAAATCTGCAGAACATGGCTATGCATGAGACGGCAAGAGGAAGCGCGgccagagaggagagagagaggtagTAGTGGTTTCTCaaaccttcttcttcttcttctcctcctcctcctcccttgcATCAGAAAATGTTTAATGGAGAGTCTGATCCACGGCGTTTCTCTTCTCCTTTTGTGGGTCGTTGGCACTCCATCGAATCTCAGATAGACAAGCTCATTTCCACACGTGCGCTGTCATGTGTGCCGAACTTGGAGCTGCTGAACCTCCCATTTGTTGACCGCTGTATCCCATCATACCGCTGGTGTTGTAAAGATTCACGCCGGCCATGTGCTGAGTCATCTGAAGGGCACAAAATGAACTTTAGCAACACATCCACTCCTCTTACAACTttcaaaaccccaaaaaacaaacacacacctggCTGATGTTCCACTGTAGCTGCTGGGCTTGCTGGACTCCGTAAGCCTGCTGCTGGGGTAATGCGGGCAAACCcccaacctgctgctgctgtcctaTCATCCCACTTTGTTGCTGTCCTATAATGCTGTTCTGCTGCTGTACCATCATTCCAGTTTGCTGCTGTCCCATCATTCCTGTCATGTAGGGCGACGGCACAACGCCGCTAGGCTGAGCTGTGACACCCTGAGCACCCATTAAGCCATTCTGCTGCCCCATCATGCAGTTCTGCTGAATTCCAATCATGCTGTTTTGTGGCACCGCCATCACCCCGCTCTGCTGCTGCCCCATCATGGCCATCTGTGATGTCATCATAGTGCCTCCCATTCCCCCTGCCTGGGCTAAAGAATGGTATGGACCGTACGGGTGTGTTGGATATCCCATTTGGTTCATGTACAAGCCTGCTGAGACAAATCACAGACACCAATAACAATGAGCAGACTATCACCCTGTCAATATCCAGATCTGGACCAGATCTGACAGAAATCTTTTGAACTCTCACCATGTGCGGCCATACTGCTGGCATGTACCGAGGGAGTGGAGGCGTACAGGGAAAGAATGGAGTCCTTGGATAGTTTCTTGACTGTGCCCTCCTCTGCTTTGGGTGCTGGGCCTAAGAACAAGCTCAGATTCTCAGGCACTGAGGCAGTCACTCTGCTCTGAGGCATGGTGCTGGAAACAGACTGGACAGACACAAGGCAAATAATAAAAGTCTGTCTGAATATacgcaaataaaaacacagcagcttaTAGCATGTACAGTGTGTTGTCTACTACCGTGCTTTTTGTAGAGGAAGCAGGGGAGGGGGCTGCGAGGGAGCTGAAGAGATCCAGGGCAGAGTGTGCAAGGGCTGCGTTAGACATCACTGGGCTCTCATTACTGTCTGGAACACATCCTCTACCATTAGACACCGCAGGGCTTGGAGCTGGGGCATCTAATAGAGGTAGTGATGATAACAACCGTTTCAGGTATCCACGTTCAAAACAGTTCATCTAATTAAGATTCAGCTTTCCGTCCTAAAATAGATGCCTGACgtgtttatttgctttttagGTGCAGACTTGCAACATAAAAGCAGTTCTATATTAAGACAGCAGTTTCCTGGTGTGCTAATTTTTTGGTGTTAGTGTAAGCACATGCGTGCAGGTGCATAAGGCAGAATACCTAGTCCGAGCAGGTCTGTGACAGACTGGGAATCTGTCTTTGGGCTGACGTCTTTTTTCTGTCACAACAGAGAAAATCAGTATAATTAATGCAACAATTCTGCACCGGCGAATGAGTCTGTCTGCTGATTCTTTTACTCTTCACACTCActagtagggatgggtatcgaaacccggttcttgttgagaaccggttcccactgtttcaattccttggaattgtttgcaatttttgcaaacgattcccttatcgattccaatcgccccgaatgacgtcaccacatTGCGGAGcatcatttacctggcaggaaacacggcgcctaagcggctcaaacactcaaaagtttggttatactttacgagaacggatgacaacagggcaacttgcaatacttgcaaagtagatatttcatttaaaggaggaaacactacgaatatgcaaaagcatttgctcacaaaacacgcgataaccttaaatgaatgtcgtgtttttaattccgctccggactcgtgaatctcaacccagcagcagcggtaacgtttgcacgtcctctcccgttaatgcggcaggtaaataatcaactaacagtgcatattatgttagcgcgatctgccttattacaaaacctgccattactgtgcgctgcatttaggtgaccatgatgagagagacagacagagtctggctggcagttctcgctgcagtgtaccgttagcgtctcctttcaggccaggatagacaaatgtcaccgagcagtgactaagtttgtggtcaaaggcttgcacccatttgccccgattttcggtaagtgaatgtgtttaattgtaggcagggacattactggatattcttgtgtaattgctacagaataatttatgttatactttgttattgctacagaagaatatttattttattattttacatttacaattttttttcctggggaccctgtgacaccccattgaagagccgtaggctgtggatctcttaagagctcactgttgggtttataaggccatgttactcctaaatttctatcttgttgaaagagaagatataaaacaaagttctaagctaatcgaccttagtgttctcctttttaaaaataagaatcaataagagaatcgataaagaatcgaatcgttaaacagaatcgaaaatggaatcggaatcgtgaaaatcttatcaatacccatccctactcactAGTGATATAAAAAGACTGTTCCATTCAAGTCACCACAAGAAAGGTTACCAGCTTTTCTCTGCCTTTTGTTGACACCTTTTCAAATACAAGGATGACCAAGGTTTATAATTAAGTTCAACAAGAATGTTTCATTTTCAATGTTTCACTTAACTTCATCTCATTAGACAATATCATAGAATTTTTAAAACAAGAATGTTTCATTTGAAAAATTCTATGATATTGTCTAGTGAGACAAAGTTAAGTTCTACAATATGCATCATCTGTCCAGATGCTAAAATGTTTatatcagttcaattcaattttatttatatagcatcaaatcacaacagttgacTCAAGTTGCTTTGTTTTGTAAGGTACAGAGTttacaaaaatacagagaaaaccccaacaatcagacaacctcCTATCGGTGCCaagtgtgaaggaaaaactcccttttaacaggaagaaacctctggtagaaccaggctcagggaggggcagccatctctGGCAACTGGTTGGGGGTTAGCTTTGGacccttttttaaatgttgttcgGGCTTGAAGTCAGGGAGTGTGGTTGTGTCTATTTACTGCATTAGACTTTGGTTGCCtcttgaaattttttttattaatttagaaACTTaacaacataataaaaaaaacccaagataACAAAGGCCAGAATGGAATCTCTGGTCTATGATATGAACATGGAATGGTGCACCTACCAATTTCATCTTCTCAAATACAACTGGCTCCTTTGGGATGTTGTCACAACTCTTTTCTTTCTGCACAGAGAAAAGAAGTGGTTTTGTTTGACGACACTTAAGGTTGGTCGAGGGTAGCAGAtaggaaagaaagagaaattCACTCTCCAAACCTGTTCTGCAGATTCTGCTGGAGACACAAGAACAAACACTTGGATCCGTTTGTGTGGACTCACCCTGAGCATCTGGATGTCAATAACTTTATCCATGTATTTCTTCTTTTCGTATTTGTCCCTAATGAAGATCTCGGCAGCCTGGTCTGTCTCGGGACGCTGGAAGCACTCGGGTAAAAAAGCCTCGTAGAGCCGTTTGGCCTTGGCATTTCCCATCTCTTGAACACACTGGGGACACCAACAGAGAACGAAATAACTGACACATTGCAAAGAAATCTAGTAATGTTCAAATGCAATATCCAAGGTGTCCTTGTTAAAGTGTGGTTATATGAAAAAACAGGATTCTTACAGTTAGAGCTGTGGAGAACTAAAGAAAAAGTGCTGACCAAAGAAATCCCCTCACACTGAGAAGCATCACGCTGACTGTCTAGTCTATCAGACCAGACGAGATGAGCTGCATACTAAAGAGAAAGAGGCTACTCGGAGGTGGAAAATTGTCAGTTATACTGAATGTGAAAATACCAACTACCAGATAAAATaagcatatatacatatagtaaaattaaataaattattactattactaaaaATTATGTTGTTTATTTTCTATCCATCTCTATATTGCATGGaaatctattttatttaaaggTTTTACTTTCTGAAAGATTTTCACAAAAGAAGCAACAGCTTAGAATTTTGGGAAAACAGGCATTTTCTTGTTAACAGTCTTATGCAATGAACAATACCACctattttaaaatttaacataaaaaTCTAAAGATACAACCAACACATGGTTCATTTGTGTTACTTTAGCATAAAGACTCAAAACAGAGAGTCAGCCAAACATGTCCGAccatttaaaacaaactcaCTGATTAACACAATAatcttatttatttcaatttttaaGTAACCGGTTTAAAAATGAACAGTAGTGGTTTGATGGACGGTAGGCATACTGCATTTTCTCAATCTTATGCTAAGCTAATTGGTTGATTGTGATTTGG encodes:
- the smap2 gene encoding stromal membrane-associated protein 2 isoform X3, giving the protein MGNAKAKRLYEAFLPECFQRPETDQAAEIFIRDKYEKKKYMDKVIDIQMLRKEKSCDNIPKEPVVFEKMKLKKDVSPKTDSQSVTDLLGLDAPAPSPAVSNGRGCVPDSNESPVMSNAALAHSALDLFSSLAAPSPASSTKSTSVSSTMPQSRVTASVPENLSLFLGPAPKAEEGTVKKLSKDSILSLYASTPSVHASSMAAHAGLYMNQMGYPTHPYGPYHSLAQAGGMGGTMMTSQMAMMGQQQSGVMAVPQNSMIGIQQNCMMGQQNGLMGAQGVTAQPSGVVPSPYMTGMMGQQQTGMMVQQQNSIIGQQQSGMIGQQQQVGGLPALPQQQAYGVQQAQQLQWNISQMTQHMAGVNLYNTSGMMGYSGQQMGGSAAPSSAHMTAHVWK
- the smap2 gene encoding stromal membrane-associated protein 2 isoform X1, which gives rise to MMTGKSVKDVDRYQAVLNSLLALEENKYCADCESKGPRWASWNLGIFICIRCAGIHRNLGVHISKVKSVNLDQWTQEQVQCVQEMGNAKAKRLYEAFLPECFQRPETDQAAEIFIRDKYEKKKYMDKVIDIQMLRKEKSCDNIPKEPVVFEKMKLKKDVSPKTDSQSVTDLLGLDAPAPSPAVSNGRGCVPDSNESPVMSNAALAHSALDLFSSLAAPSPASSTKSTSVSSTMPQSRVTASVPENLSLFLGPAPKAEEGTVKKLSKDSILSLYASTPSVHASSMAAHAGLYMNQMGYPTHPYGPYHSLAQAGGMGGTMMTSQMAMMGQQQSGVMAVPQNSMIGIQQNCMMGQQNGLMGAQGVTAQPSGVVPSPYMTGMMGQQQTGMMVQQQNSIIGQQQSGMIGQQQQVGGLPALPQQQAYGVQQAQQLQWNISQMTQHMAGVNLYNTSGMMGYSGQQMGGSAAPSSAHMTAHVWK
- the smap2 gene encoding stromal membrane-associated protein 2 isoform X2 — protein: MMTGKSVKDVDRYQAVLNSLLALEENKYCADCESKGPRWASWNLGIFICIRCAGIHRNLGVHISKVKSVNLDQWTQEQVQCVQEMGNAKAKRLYEAFLPECFQRPETDQAAEIFIRDKYEKKKYMDKVIDIQMLRKEKSCDNIPKEPVVFEKMKLKKDVSPKTDSQSVTDLLGLDAPAPSPAVSNGRGCVPDSNESPVMSNAALAHSALDLFSSLAAPSPASSTKSTSVSSTMPQSRVTASVPENLSLFLGPAPKAEEGTVKKLSKDSILSLYASTPSVHASSMAAHGLYMNQMGYPTHPYGPYHSLAQAGGMGGTMMTSQMAMMGQQQSGVMAVPQNSMIGIQQNCMMGQQNGLMGAQGVTAQPSGVVPSPYMTGMMGQQQTGMMVQQQNSIIGQQQSGMIGQQQQVGGLPALPQQQAYGVQQAQQLQWNISQMTQHMAGVNLYNTSGMMGYSGQQMGGSAAPSSAHMTAHVWK